Proteins encoded within one genomic window of Micromonospora halotolerans:
- a CDS encoding ABC transporter ATP-binding protein, translating into MSDAAGRCALEIDGLDVHYGRVHALRGLTLTVGEGEIITLLGNNGAGKTSTLATVSGVVRSTGGTVRAFGRDITKAKPWEIVGAGVVHVPEGRRIFSRLTVHENLQLGGYLVNDKAVVSRRIDEVYSLLPRLAERRNQQGGNLSGGEQQMLAVGRALVSGPKLLMLDEPSMGLAPLVVAQIMKLIRQINADGTSVLLVEQNARAALKIAHRAYVVENGVITLQGAARELARDSRVVEAYLGA; encoded by the coding sequence ATGAGTGACGCCGCCGGCCGCTGTGCCCTCGAAATCGACGGTCTCGACGTCCACTACGGCCGCGTCCACGCCCTCCGGGGGCTGACCCTGACCGTCGGTGAGGGCGAGATCATCACGCTGCTCGGCAACAACGGCGCGGGCAAGACCAGCACGCTCGCCACCGTTTCCGGGGTGGTGCGGTCCACCGGCGGCACCGTGCGCGCGTTCGGCAGGGACATCACCAAGGCCAAGCCGTGGGAGATCGTCGGCGCCGGGGTGGTGCACGTGCCGGAGGGACGCCGCATCTTCTCCCGGCTGACCGTCCACGAGAACCTGCAACTCGGCGGCTACCTGGTCAACGACAAGGCCGTGGTCAGCCGCCGGATCGACGAGGTCTACTCCCTGCTGCCGCGGCTCGCCGAGCGGCGCAACCAGCAGGGCGGGAACCTGTCCGGCGGCGAGCAGCAGATGCTCGCCGTCGGTCGCGCGCTGGTCTCCGGGCCCAAGCTGCTGATGCTGGACGAGCCCTCGATGGGGCTCGCGCCACTCGTGGTGGCCCAGATCATGAAGCTGATCCGCCAGATCAACGCCGACGGCACCTCGGTGCTGCTCGTCGAGCAGAACGCCCGGGCCGCGCTCAAGATCGCGCACCGCGCGTACGTGGTGGAGAACGGTGTGATCACCCTGCAGGGAGCGGCCCGCGAACTCGCGCGCGACTCCCGCGTGGTCGAGGCGTACCTGGGGGCCTGA
- a CDS encoding ABC transporter ATP-binding protein, protein MSTRESVPLLRVQDLHLDFGGVKAVDGLTFQVYEGDVLSLVGPNGAGKTSAFNCITGFYKPTGGSITLHGADITGLRPSAIAARGASRTFQNLRLFGELTVLDNVRAGMHLRLRQNALDALLHTPRFRRSEREATDEANRWLDFVGLRGDRGGLARNLPYGEQRRVEIARALARGPKVLLLDEPAAGLNYGEKGELLDLLQRISALGIAIVLIEHDMDLVMQVSRRVVVLNFGREIADGTPEEVRRDPAVIEAYLGKDDDEEDTSEEMMSHE, encoded by the coding sequence GTGAGCACGCGAGAGTCCGTACCGCTCCTGCGGGTGCAGGACCTGCACCTGGACTTCGGCGGGGTGAAGGCCGTCGACGGGCTGACCTTCCAGGTCTACGAAGGCGACGTCCTCTCGCTCGTCGGTCCCAACGGTGCCGGCAAGACCAGCGCGTTCAACTGCATCACGGGCTTCTACAAGCCCACCGGCGGCTCGATCACGCTGCACGGTGCGGACATCACCGGCCTGCGGCCATCCGCGATCGCGGCCCGGGGGGCGTCGCGCACCTTCCAGAACCTGCGCCTGTTCGGTGAGCTGACGGTGCTCGACAACGTCCGCGCCGGGATGCACCTGCGGCTGCGGCAGAACGCCCTCGACGCGCTCCTGCACACGCCGCGGTTCCGGCGCTCGGAACGGGAGGCGACCGACGAGGCCAATCGGTGGCTCGACTTCGTGGGCCTGCGCGGCGACCGCGGTGGCCTGGCGCGGAACCTTCCGTACGGCGAGCAGCGGCGCGTCGAGATCGCCCGCGCCCTCGCCCGCGGGCCCAAGGTGCTTCTGCTGGACGAGCCCGCCGCAGGCCTCAACTACGGCGAGAAGGGCGAGCTACTCGATCTGCTGCAGCGCATCAGTGCGCTCGGCATCGCCATCGTGCTCATCGAGCACGACATGGACCTCGTCATGCAGGTGTCGCGCCGGGTCGTCGTGCTGAACTTCGGCCGGGAGATCGCCGACGGCACTCCCGAGGAGGTACGCCGCGACCCGGCCGTGATCGAGGCGTACCTCGGCAAGGACGACGACGAGGAGGACACCAGCGAGGAGATGATGAGCCATGAGTGA
- a CDS encoding branched-chain amino acid ABC transporter permease, producing the protein MTTNLATSPARARALFDRIQQNRYLGLVGLAVALLVPFITATNYALSVMTSALLFVMLAVGLNIVVGYCGLLDLGYAAFFAIGAYVSGVLATRYGWPLLATVPVVIVAAVVAGIVIGGPTLRLRSDYLAIVTLGFGEIIRITANNLTITGGPSGIYGIPGIMLLGVDLSGPVGLYYTCVVVVALAVLGAARLGRSRLGRAWRFIREDEDAAEAMGINTYRVKLAAYIGGAIWGGLAGILFGAQLSAISPPSFTFLWSALILMAVVLGGMGSTPGVVLGAIFISVLPELLREVADYRYFVFGILLIIVMIFRRQGLWPARAVERQSRRDQRKAEEHDVREAKEVVP; encoded by the coding sequence ATGACCACCAACCTCGCCACGTCACCTGCCCGCGCCCGTGCACTCTTCGACCGCATCCAGCAGAACCGCTACCTCGGCCTGGTCGGACTGGCCGTCGCGTTGCTGGTGCCGTTCATCACCGCCACCAACTACGCCCTGTCGGTGATGACCTCCGCGCTGCTGTTCGTGATGCTCGCGGTCGGCCTCAACATCGTCGTCGGCTACTGCGGCCTGCTCGACCTCGGGTACGCCGCGTTCTTCGCCATCGGCGCCTACGTCAGCGGCGTCCTCGCCACCAGGTACGGCTGGCCGCTGCTGGCCACGGTGCCCGTCGTCATCGTCGCGGCGGTGGTCGCGGGCATCGTGATCGGTGGACCCACCCTGCGGCTGCGCAGCGACTACCTGGCGATCGTGACCCTCGGCTTCGGGGAGATCATCCGCATCACGGCGAACAACCTCACCATCACCGGTGGGCCGTCCGGCATCTACGGGATCCCCGGCATCATGCTGCTCGGGGTCGACCTGAGCGGCCCCGTCGGCCTCTACTACACCTGTGTGGTGGTCGTCGCCCTGGCCGTCCTCGGCGCGGCGCGGCTCGGCCGCAGCCGGCTCGGCCGCGCCTGGCGGTTCATCCGCGAGGACGAGGACGCCGCCGAGGCCATGGGCATCAACACGTACCGGGTGAAGCTCGCCGCCTACATCGGCGGTGCCATCTGGGGTGGCCTCGCCGGCATCCTCTTCGGCGCCCAGCTGTCCGCCATCTCCCCACCGAGCTTCACCTTCCTGTGGTCGGCCCTCATCCTGATGGCCGTCGTGCTCGGTGGCATGGGCTCGACGCCCGGCGTCGTGCTCGGCGCCATCTTCATCAGCGTGCTGCCCGAGCTTCTCCGGGAGGTCGCGGACTACCGGTACTTCGTGTTCGGGATCCTGCTCATCATCGTGATGATCTTCCGTCGGCAGGGGCTGTGGCCGGCGCGGGCCGTGGAACGGCAGTCCCGGCGCGACCAGCGCAAGGCCGAGGAGCATGACGTGCGCGAGGCCAAGGAGGTAGTGCCGTGA
- a CDS encoding branched-chain amino acid ABC transporter permease — MTQLLWNGLFVGSFYALVALGYTMVYGIIRLLNFAHGDLYMLGAFVGFGVLSVAGGLATGLGFVALLIVLIIAMLVTGTAGLLLERVAYRPLRGAPRLSVLITAVGASFALEYGMRLLAGPNPEVYPVRLAGDSVNLLGARITIQQASLILIAILLMAGLQWLVMGTETGRAMRAISQDPTAALYMGINVDAVIARTFFIGSALAGAAGVMAGGYYGKIDFLMGFIIGLKAFTAAVIGGIGNIKGAMLGGLALGLLESIGTAWIGGQWRDVFAFTFLIIFLTLRPTGILGERVTERV, encoded by the coding sequence ATGACCCAACTTCTCTGGAACGGTCTCTTCGTCGGATCGTTCTACGCCCTGGTCGCCCTGGGCTACACGATGGTGTACGGCATCATCAGGCTCCTCAACTTCGCCCACGGCGACCTGTACATGCTCGGTGCGTTCGTCGGTTTCGGCGTCCTGAGCGTCGCCGGCGGCCTGGCGACCGGCCTCGGCTTCGTGGCGCTGCTCATCGTCCTGATCATCGCGATGCTGGTGACCGGAACGGCCGGCCTGCTGCTCGAGCGGGTCGCCTACCGTCCCCTGCGCGGCGCGCCCCGGCTCTCCGTACTGATCACCGCGGTGGGCGCCTCGTTCGCGCTCGAGTACGGGATGCGCCTGCTGGCCGGGCCCAACCCCGAGGTCTACCCGGTCCGGCTGGCGGGCGACTCGGTCAATCTGCTCGGCGCCCGCATCACCATCCAGCAGGCCAGTCTCATCCTGATCGCGATCCTGCTGATGGCCGGCCTCCAGTGGCTCGTCATGGGGACCGAGACCGGGCGGGCCATGCGCGCCATCTCCCAGGACCCGACGGCGGCCCTGTACATGGGCATCAACGTCGACGCCGTCATCGCCCGCACCTTCTTCATCGGCTCCGCCCTCGCCGGCGCCGCCGGCGTGATGGCCGGCGGCTACTACGGGAAGATCGACTTCCTGATGGGGTTCATCATCGGGCTCAAGGCGTTCACCGCGGCCGTCATCGGCGGCATCGGCAACATCAAGGGCGCGATGCTCGGCGGCCTGGCGCTCGGCCTGCTCGAGTCGATCGGCACCGCCTGGATCGGCGGGCAGTGGCGCGATGTCTTCGCCTTCACCTTCCTCATCATCTTCCTCACGCTCCGCCCGACCGGCATCCTCGGCGAGCGCGTTACGGAGCGTGTCTGA
- a CDS encoding branched-chain amino acid ABC transporter substrate-binding protein: protein MTAYLTRRLSRVALVGGAAVAAMMLSACGNGLASGGGEQSSDKGPIVLGMLTPLSGSSSAIGPYMKNGAQLAVDEINGKGGVDGRKLELKVEDEACDAKSATAGANKLVTAGVKISVGGYCSGATLPTLPIFEKADVPMLIPAANSNELVKQHKKNVFLINGTGAQQSDAAFKFMKKVGATKVALMDDNTSYSKDIADTTAKLLTGSPALAGRESVTAGESDYSANVNAILKGQPDFIYWTGYYQEGGLIIRQLRQAGYTGKVMVADGSVDQKLVDIAGSEAAEGVFATMTQTPETIQGADKWIADYKSKFGAAPGPYSTQAYDAVRVAAEAVKQAGSTDGDAVIKALEGIDGLQLFSGPLKFTPDHTLSSGGFQILTVEKGKIVLKDTLQ, encoded by the coding sequence ATGACGGCATACCTGACCCGCCGGCTGTCGCGAGTCGCCCTCGTGGGCGGCGCGGCGGTTGCGGCCATGATGCTCTCCGCCTGTGGCAACGGGCTCGCCTCGGGAGGGGGCGAGCAGTCGTCGGACAAGGGGCCGATCGTCCTCGGCATGCTGACGCCGCTGTCCGGCAGCAGCTCGGCCATCGGCCCGTACATGAAGAACGGGGCGCAACTCGCCGTCGACGAGATCAACGGCAAGGGCGGCGTCGACGGGCGCAAGCTCGAGCTCAAGGTCGAGGACGAGGCGTGCGACGCCAAGAGCGCCACGGCGGGCGCCAACAAGCTGGTCACCGCGGGTGTGAAGATCTCGGTCGGCGGCTACTGCTCGGGTGCGACGCTCCCGACGTTGCCGATCTTCGAGAAGGCCGACGTGCCCATGCTCATCCCGGCCGCCAACTCCAACGAGCTGGTCAAGCAGCACAAGAAGAACGTCTTCCTGATCAACGGCACCGGCGCGCAGCAGTCCGATGCGGCGTTCAAGTTCATGAAGAAGGTGGGCGCCACCAAGGTCGCCCTCATGGACGACAACACCAGCTACTCCAAGGACATCGCCGACACCACCGCCAAGCTGCTGACCGGCTCGCCGGCGCTCGCCGGACGGGAGTCGGTCACCGCGGGTGAGAGCGACTACAGCGCCAACGTCAACGCCATCCTGAAGGGCCAGCCGGACTTCATCTACTGGACCGGCTACTACCAGGAGGGCGGCCTCATCATCCGTCAGCTGCGGCAGGCGGGCTACACCGGCAAGGTCATGGTCGCCGACGGGTCGGTCGACCAGAAGCTGGTGGACATCGCCGGCTCCGAGGCCGCCGAAGGCGTCTTCGCCACCATGACGCAGACCCCGGAGACGATCCAGGGCGCCGACAAGTGGATCGCGGACTACAAGAGCAAGTTCGGCGCCGCCCCCGGTCCGTACTCCACCCAGGCCTACGACGCGGTGCGGGTGGCCGCCGAGGCGGTCAAGCAGGCCGGCTCGACCGACGGCGACGCCGTCATCAAGGCACTCGAGGGGATCGACGGTCTTCAGCTGTTCTCCGGGCCGCTGAAGTTCACGCCCGACCACACGCTCTCCAGCGGTGGCTTCCAGATCCTCACGGTGGAGAAGGGCAAGATCGTCCTCAAGGACACCCTGCAGTAG
- a CDS encoding dihydrodipicolinate synthase family protein, translating into MTASPAARTRPWRGVLVATALPYRDDLSVDFDAYADHVRWLAENGVHGVTPNGSLGEYQVLTDEERAKVVEVAVQAAPEGFIVMPGVGAYGALESRRWAEQAAEAGAQAVMALPPNAYRTDERAVLEHYREIAKAGLPVTAYNNPIDTKTDLTPRILATLYNEGLIVGVKEFSGDVRRAYEISELAPGLDLMIGTDDVVLEVGIAGAKGWVAGYTNAFPRSTVALYEASVAGDLETALPLYRLLHPLLRWDSKTEFVQAIKLSMDIVGRKGGVCRPPRQPLTAEQEQAVRAATEAALEAGLA; encoded by the coding sequence ATGACTGCTTCCCCCGCTGCCCGTACCCGCCCCTGGCGCGGCGTGCTCGTCGCGACCGCCCTGCCCTACCGCGACGACCTGTCCGTGGACTTCGACGCCTACGCCGACCACGTCCGATGGCTGGCCGAGAACGGCGTCCACGGCGTGACCCCGAACGGATCCCTGGGCGAGTACCAGGTGCTGACCGATGAGGAGCGTGCGAAGGTCGTCGAGGTGGCGGTCCAGGCCGCACCCGAGGGCTTCATCGTCATGCCCGGCGTGGGCGCCTACGGCGCCCTGGAGTCGCGGCGCTGGGCCGAGCAGGCAGCCGAGGCCGGTGCGCAGGCCGTCATGGCGCTCCCCCCGAACGCGTACCGCACGGACGAGCGGGCCGTCCTGGAGCACTACCGCGAGATCGCCAAGGCCGGCCTTCCGGTGACCGCGTACAACAACCCGATCGACACCAAGACCGACCTGACGCCCCGGATCCTCGCCACGCTGTACAACGAGGGCCTCATCGTGGGCGTCAAGGAGTTCAGCGGGGACGTGCGCCGGGCGTACGAGATCTCGGAGCTCGCGCCCGGGCTGGACCTGATGATCGGCACCGACGACGTCGTGCTCGAGGTCGGCATCGCGGGTGCCAAGGGGTGGGTCGCCGGCTACACGAACGCCTTCCCCCGCTCGACCGTGGCGCTGTACGAGGCCTCCGTGGCCGGGGACCTGGAGACCGCGCTGCCGCTGTACCGGCTGCTGCACCCCCTGCTGCGCTGGGACTCGAAGACCGAGTTCGTGCAGGCGATCAAGCTCTCCATGGACATCGTGGGCCGTAAAGGCGGCGTCTGCCGACCGCCGCGGCAGCCGCTGACCGCCGAGCAGGAGCAGGCGGTCCGCGCCGCGACCGAGGCGGCCCTCGAAGCCGGACTGGCCTGA
- a CDS encoding proline racemase family protein, giving the protein MRARRLLHAVDSHTEGMPTRVITGGVAPLPGATMMERRRWFLDNSDDLRTLLMYEPRGHSAMSGAILQPPTRPDADWGVLYIEVSGCLPMCGHGTIGVATVLVETGMVEVTEPVTTIRLDTPAGLVVAEVAVSDGAAKAVTIRNVPSYSQQLDATVEVPGFGTVRYDLAYGGNFYAMVHLDDLGLPFDRGHKQALLDAGLAIMEAINEQDRPIHVDDPDISGCHHVQLIAPGSDARHSRHAMAIHPGWFDRSPCGTGTSARMAQLHARGELALGVDFVNESFIGTRFIGRLVEETRLAGDVTAVVPTITGRAWLTGTAQYFLDPDDPFPAGFLL; this is encoded by the coding sequence ATGCGCGCCCGCCGACTACTGCACGCCGTCGACTCGCACACCGAGGGCATGCCGACCAGGGTCATCACGGGCGGCGTGGCACCGCTGCCCGGCGCCACCATGATGGAGCGCCGCCGCTGGTTCCTCGACAACAGCGATGACCTGCGCACCTTGCTGATGTACGAGCCGCGCGGGCACTCCGCCATGTCCGGAGCGATCCTGCAGCCGCCGACGCGGCCCGACGCCGACTGGGGCGTGCTCTACATCGAGGTGTCCGGGTGCCTGCCGATGTGCGGGCACGGCACCATCGGGGTCGCCACCGTGCTGGTGGAGACCGGCATGGTGGAGGTGACCGAGCCGGTCACGACGATCCGCCTGGACACGCCCGCCGGCCTCGTGGTCGCGGAGGTCGCCGTCTCCGACGGCGCGGCCAAGGCGGTCACGATCCGCAACGTGCCGTCCTACTCCCAGCAGTTGGACGCGACGGTCGAGGTGCCTGGCTTCGGGACGGTCCGCTACGACCTCGCGTACGGCGGCAACTTCTACGCGATGGTCCACCTCGACGACCTCGGCCTGCCGTTCGACCGGGGACACAAGCAGGCGCTGCTGGACGCGGGGCTGGCGATCATGGAAGCGATCAACGAACAGGACCGCCCGATCCACGTCGACGACCCCGACATCAGCGGATGTCACCACGTACAGCTCATCGCTCCCGGCTCGGATGCCCGGCATTCGCGCCACGCGATGGCCATCCACCCGGGCTGGTTCGACCGGAGCCCGTGCGGTACCGGCACGAGCGCCCGCATGGCGCAGCTGCACGCGCGTGGCGAGCTGGCGTTGGGCGTCGACTTCGTCAACGAGTCCTTCATCGGGACGCGCTTCATCGGCCGGCTCGTCGAGGAGACCCGGCTCGCCGGCGACGTCACCGCCGTCGTACCGACCATCACCGGGCGCGCCTGGCTGACCGGCACGGCACAGTATTTCCTCGATCCGGACGACCCGTTCCCCGCGGGTTTCCTGCTCTGA
- a CDS encoding aldehyde dehydrogenase family protein, whose product MIKSYSPHAPEDLVAEAPATGADEVAKAFARARAAQAQWGRGPAAARAQALSDAADALAAASDELTRLVVREVGKPLGEARGEVARAVAILRYYAQQVYDPVGAMHEPSSLGLLFTRRRPLGVAGLVTPWNFPVAIPLWKAAPALAFGNAVVLKPSPDATATALRLAGLLDEVLPEGLLTVLPGDGDTGRAIVAEADVVSFTGSTAVGGDVVRSAAARGVRVQAEMGGQNPAIVLPDADVESTARQIAAAAMGFAGQKCTATKRVIVVGDVTPMRDALVAAIEALGFGDPAQATTAVGPVISEAARDRVLAAAGSATAAGARLLTGGAATGDPGWFVRPTLLEDVPADHPLSCDEVFGPIATLRAVPTLEEAVAVANNVPQGLAAGVYTRDLTAALATADALEAGLVKVNAPTTGVDFYLPFGGEKASSVGGREQGKAAQDFFTSLHTVTLAPAEGA is encoded by the coding sequence GTGATCAAGAGCTACTCGCCCCACGCACCCGAAGACCTCGTTGCCGAGGCACCCGCGACCGGTGCCGACGAGGTGGCGAAGGCGTTCGCCCGCGCCCGTGCGGCCCAGGCCCAGTGGGGGCGCGGCCCCGCGGCCGCCCGGGCCCAGGCACTGTCCGACGCTGCCGACGCCTTGGCGGCGGCATCCGACGAGCTGACCCGGCTGGTGGTCCGCGAGGTCGGCAAACCCCTCGGCGAAGCGCGCGGTGAGGTTGCTCGCGCGGTGGCGATCCTCCGCTACTACGCCCAGCAGGTGTACGACCCGGTGGGCGCGATGCACGAGCCGTCGAGTCTCGGTCTGCTCTTCACCCGGCGCCGACCGCTCGGCGTCGCCGGGCTCGTCACCCCGTGGAACTTCCCCGTCGCCATCCCGCTGTGGAAGGCCGCACCGGCGTTGGCGTTCGGCAACGCCGTGGTGCTCAAGCCGTCGCCGGACGCGACGGCGACGGCGCTGCGGCTGGCCGGCCTGCTCGACGAGGTGCTGCCCGAGGGGCTGCTCACGGTCCTTCCCGGTGACGGCGACACCGGCCGGGCGATCGTGGCCGAGGCCGACGTGGTGTCGTTCACCGGATCCACGGCCGTCGGCGGCGACGTGGTGCGCTCGGCCGCGGCACGCGGGGTGCGGGTACAGGCGGAGATGGGCGGTCAGAACCCGGCGATCGTCCTGCCCGACGCCGACGTGGAGTCCACCGCCAGGCAGATCGCCGCGGCCGCGATGGGGTTCGCCGGTCAGAAGTGCACGGCGACCAAGCGGGTGATCGTCGTCGGGGACGTCACGCCGATGCGTGACGCGCTCGTCGCGGCGATCGAGGCACTGGGCTTCGGCGACCCGGCGCAGGCGACGACCGCGGTGGGGCCGGTCATCAGCGAAGCCGCCCGGGACCGCGTGCTGGCCGCCGCCGGCAGCGCGACCGCGGCCGGGGCCCGGCTCCTGACCGGCGGCGCGGCGACCGGCGACCCCGGCTGGTTCGTCCGGCCGACCCTGCTCGAGGACGTCCCCGCCGACCACCCGCTCTCGTGCGACGAGGTGTTCGGGCCGATCGCCACGCTGCGCGCGGTGCCCACGCTCGAGGAGGCGGTGGCGGTGGCCAACAATGTTCCGCAGGGCCTGGCCGCCGGCGTGTACACGCGCGACCTCACCGCCGCGCTCGCGACGGCGGACGCGTTGGAGGCCGGTTTGGTGAAGGTCAACGCACCGACCACCGGGGTCGACTTCTACCTGCCGTTCGGCGGCGAGAAGGCGTCCAGCGTGGGCGGCCGCGAGCAGGGCAAGGCCGCGCAGGACTTCTTCACCTCGCTGCACACCGTGACGCTGGCCCCCGCCGAAGGAGCCTGA
- a CDS encoding aconitase X catalytic domain-containing protein, with protein MPGDDGLVLTAEEQSMLAGEQGPATAMCMRLIVGVARANGAGRLVPIESAHADGCLYHGVAGLEFTERLVSLGARVRVRTTLNVGSLDLLHPGLVRADPEVAENGRRLMDAHVALGCEAIWSCAPYQSGHRPKQGSHVAWAESNAIAFVNSVLGARTDRYGDFIDIAAGVAGRVPYSGLHLQRNRAAALVLDFSAVPAALLDDDVAWPAIGALLGELAGTRVAALTGLPADLNDGGVTEDRLKALGATAASAGGVALFHVVGVTPEAPTLDAVLGPGATTVPVTAHDLRRARERLSTAATTSLDAVSLGTPHFSLSEFAALAHELRAGPSFSPSVDVFVSTSRAVLAEAEARGYADAVRDAGGRILTDTCTYVTPVLRDGIRTVMTNSGKWAWYAPANLGIDTVLGSLAECVASARAGRVVRDERLWG; from the coding sequence ATGCCCGGCGACGACGGCCTGGTCCTCACAGCCGAGGAACAGTCGATGCTGGCCGGGGAGCAGGGCCCGGCCACCGCGATGTGCATGCGGCTCATCGTCGGGGTCGCACGCGCGAACGGGGCCGGACGACTGGTGCCGATCGAGTCGGCGCACGCCGACGGCTGCCTTTACCACGGCGTGGCGGGGCTGGAGTTCACCGAGCGGCTGGTCTCCCTCGGCGCCCGGGTGCGGGTGCGCACGACGCTCAACGTCGGCTCGCTCGATCTGCTGCATCCCGGGCTGGTACGCGCCGACCCCGAGGTGGCCGAGAACGGCCGGCGCCTGATGGACGCGCACGTGGCCCTCGGCTGCGAGGCGATCTGGTCGTGCGCGCCGTACCAGTCCGGCCACCGCCCGAAACAAGGCAGCCACGTGGCGTGGGCCGAGTCGAACGCCATCGCCTTCGTCAACTCGGTGCTCGGGGCGCGCACGGACCGGTACGGCGACTTCATCGACATCGCCGCCGGCGTCGCCGGCCGGGTCCCCTACTCGGGCCTGCACCTGCAGCGGAATCGCGCCGCCGCGCTGGTGCTCGACTTCTCCGCGGTCCCCGCTGCGCTGCTCGACGACGACGTCGCCTGGCCCGCGATCGGGGCGCTGCTCGGGGAACTCGCCGGAACCCGGGTCGCGGCTCTCACCGGCCTGCCGGCCGACCTGAACGACGGCGGGGTCACCGAGGACCGGCTCAAGGCGCTCGGCGCCACCGCAGCGTCTGCCGGCGGCGTCGCGCTGTTCCACGTCGTGGGGGTGACCCCGGAGGCGCCGACGCTGGACGCGGTGCTCGGGCCCGGGGCCACCACCGTGCCGGTGACGGCACACGACCTCAGGCGGGCGCGCGAGCGGCTGAGCACCGCCGCTACGACGTCACTCGACGCCGTCAGCCTCGGCACCCCGCACTTCTCGCTGTCCGAGTTCGCGGCGCTGGCGCACGAGTTGCGGGCCGGCCCGTCGTTCAGCCCGTCGGTCGACGTGTTCGTGTCGACCAGCCGGGCCGTGCTGGCCGAGGCGGAGGCACGCGGGTACGCCGACGCCGTGCGCGACGCGGGCGGCCGCATCCTGACCGACACCTGCACGTACGTGACGCCCGTGCTGCGCGACGGGATCCGCACCGTGATGACGAACTCGGGCAAGTGGGCCTGGTACGCGCCGGCCAACCTCGGGATCGACACCGTACTGGGAAGCCTGGCCGAGTGCGTCGCCTCGGCGAGAGCCGGGAGGGTGGTACGCGATGAGCGGCTGTGGGGATGA
- a CDS encoding aconitase X swivel domain-containing protein: MTLSGRSLHPGQADGVVLALDEPLSFWGGVDARGVIVDAHHPQRGATVAGQVLAMQAGRGSSSSTAVLAELIRSGHAPAALLLAECDAILVIGALVAAEIYDTSLPIVQLTHDDLARLHTGSQAAVLAHTAPRPATVIAKIR, encoded by the coding sequence GTGACGCTGTCCGGCCGCTCCCTTCATCCGGGGCAGGCGGACGGCGTCGTCCTCGCGCTCGACGAACCGCTCTCGTTCTGGGGCGGGGTCGACGCTCGCGGGGTGATCGTCGACGCCCACCATCCGCAACGCGGCGCCACGGTCGCCGGGCAGGTCCTCGCGATGCAGGCCGGGCGCGGGTCCAGCTCCTCCACGGCGGTGCTCGCGGAGCTGATCCGGTCGGGGCACGCGCCGGCGGCCCTCCTCTTGGCCGAGTGCGACGCGATCCTGGTGATCGGGGCCCTCGTCGCCGCCGAGATCTACGACACGAGCTTGCCCATCGTGCAGCTCACCCACGACGATTTGGCACGACTGCACACCGGCAGCCAGGCCGCCGTCCTCGCCCACACCGCACCCCGCCCGGCGACCGTGATTGCGAAGATCCGATGA
- a CDS encoding ornithine cyclodeaminase family protein, producing the protein MTATLPYLDEADVFGLVPFVDAVAALAKALSGGLDPQASLQRSIHDVEHGQLLLMPAETAAAVGVKLSTVAPGNSDRALPRIQALYVLYDRVTLTPVALLDGTALTTLRTPAVSAVAVDHLAAPEARHLVVLGSGPQAWGHVEALRAVRPLSDVTVVGRDPDRAAALVARVRDSGLDARVGSHDDIADADVVVCATTARQPLFDGSQLRPGTCAVAVGSHEPEARELDDVTIGAAERVVVESRDVALREAGDIIQAVRAGVVGEDNLIELRDAVHLTPTTGSSVFKSVGMGWQDLVVADLAHQRWAERGHA; encoded by the coding sequence ATGACCGCGACACTGCCGTACCTCGACGAGGCCGACGTCTTCGGCCTGGTGCCGTTCGTCGACGCCGTCGCCGCGCTGGCGAAGGCCCTGTCCGGCGGGCTCGACCCGCAGGCGTCCCTGCAGCGCTCCATCCACGACGTGGAGCACGGGCAGCTGCTGCTGATGCCCGCCGAGACCGCCGCCGCCGTGGGCGTGAAGCTGAGCACCGTGGCTCCGGGCAACTCCGACCGGGCGCTCCCCCGCATCCAGGCGCTGTACGTGCTCTACGACCGGGTCACGCTGACGCCGGTGGCGCTGCTGGACGGCACGGCCCTGACGACGTTGCGGACCCCCGCTGTCTCGGCGGTCGCGGTGGACCACCTCGCCGCGCCCGAGGCGCGACACCTGGTCGTGCTCGGCTCCGGCCCACAGGCGTGGGGGCATGTGGAGGCGCTGCGAGCCGTTCGCCCGCTCAGCGACGTCACGGTGGTCGGCCGGGACCCCGACCGCGCGGCGGCCCTGGTGGCCAGGGTCCGGGACAGCGGTCTGGACGCGCGCGTGGGCAGCCACGACGACATCGCGGATGCGGACGTGGTGGTCTGCGCGACCACGGCCCGCCAGCCGCTTTTCGACGGCAGCCAGCTGCGCCCGGGGACCTGTGCCGTCGCGGTCGGCTCCCACGAGCCGGAAGCCCGCGAACTCGACGACGTGACGATCGGCGCCGCCGAACGGGTGGTCGTCGAGTCCCGCGACGTCGCCCTGCGCGAGGCGGGTGACATCATCCAGGCCGTACGCGCCGGCGTCGTCGGCGAGGACAACCTCATCGAGCTTCGCGATGCGGTTCACCTGACACCCACCACCGGTTCATCGGTCTTCAAGAGCGTCGGCATGGGCTGGCAGGACCTCGTGGTGGCCGATCTGGCCCATCAGCGCTGGGCGGAGCGAGGCCATGCCTGA